The following are encoded in a window of Pseudomonas sp. JQ170C genomic DNA:
- a CDS encoding AraC family transcriptional regulator: protein MRENDTVAVYFVHSMLHSLRDQPLRGEALLREAGIDPGVLGTPGARVQASAFARLWLLLIQDLNDEFFNLDSHGMPVGSFALICRGLIQEPTLEKALRQCLSNFALFLRDMRASVTLKGGRAVISLRSNIDDPVARVYAEETFLALVISLLCWLGGQRLVIDRTALADRRPAQDDDPLLWGPNLQLGAGCTEIEFAADYLRLPVIQDLAGLKTFLRSAPQWLVIRYRNQNGQVAQVYRYLREREQGQWPTLVAMAKRQGLSASSFRRLLEREGRSFQQIKDEVRRAMAFECLRETDMSIAEIAERTGFQESSAFHRAFKKWTGESPGSYRLRMAASR from the coding sequence ATGCGGGAAAACGATACAGTCGCGGTCTATTTCGTCCATTCCATGCTCCATTCCCTGCGCGACCAGCCGCTGCGGGGCGAGGCACTGTTGCGTGAAGCCGGAATCGATCCCGGCGTCCTTGGCACGCCCGGCGCACGGGTGCAGGCGTCGGCTTTTGCGCGGCTGTGGCTGCTGTTGATCCAGGACCTCAATGACGAGTTTTTCAACCTCGACAGCCACGGCATGCCGGTGGGCAGTTTTGCCCTGATCTGCCGGGGGCTGATCCAGGAGCCGACCCTGGAAAAAGCCTTGCGCCAGTGCCTGAGCAATTTTGCGCTGTTTCTGCGGGACATGCGCGCGAGCGTGACCCTCAAGGGCGGGCGGGCCGTGATCAGCCTGCGCTCGAACATCGACGACCCGGTCGCCCGGGTGTATGCCGAAGAAACCTTCCTGGCGCTGGTCATCAGCCTGCTGTGCTGGCTGGGCGGGCAACGCCTGGTGATCGACCGCACTGCGCTGGCCGACAGGCGTCCGGCGCAGGATGACGATCCGCTGCTGTGGGGGCCGAACCTGCAACTGGGCGCCGGGTGCACGGAGATCGAATTTGCCGCCGACTACTTGCGCCTGCCGGTGATCCAGGACCTGGCCGGGCTCAAGACTTTTTTGCGCAGCGCTCCCCAGTGGCTGGTGATCCGCTACCGCAACCAGAACGGCCAGGTGGCCCAGGTCTACCGATACCTGCGCGAACGCGAGCAGGGCCAGTGGCCGACACTGGTCGCCATGGCCAAGCGCCAGGGCCTGAGCGCCAGCAGCTTTCGCAGGCTGCTGGAACGGGAGGGGCGCTCGTTCCAGCAGATCAAGGATGAGGTGCGCCGGGCCATGGCCTTTGAGTGCCTGCGCGAGACGGACATGAGCATTGCCGAGATCGCCGAGCGCACCGGTTTTCAGGAATCCAGTGCGTTTCACCGGGCCTTCAAGAAGTGGACCGGTGAAAGCCCTGGCAGTTATCGCCTGCGCATGGCGGCCTCGCGCTAG
- a CDS encoding helix-turn-helix domain-containing protein, protein MSIRLKLLRKKLGITLEVLAEKSGMTKSYLSKVERGLNTPSIAAALKLARALSVNVEELFAEDEPGQSRYSLVRSGERQALSGSAQGPGYAVLASHIGSRSLLPFIISPPRDFSDSTFKEHLGEEFLFVHEGQVEVDFMNERVILERGDALYFNAQTPHRLRSLGEVQAQLLVVVHDAEGP, encoded by the coding sequence ATGTCTATCCGATTGAAATTACTAAGAAAAAAACTAGGGATTACCCTGGAGGTGCTGGCCGAGAAGTCCGGCATGACCAAGAGCTACCTGTCCAAGGTGGAACGGGGCCTGAACACGCCCTCGATCGCCGCTGCGCTGAAACTGGCGCGTGCGCTCAGCGTCAATGTCGAGGAGCTGTTTGCCGAGGATGAGCCAGGCCAGTCGCGTTACAGCCTGGTGCGCAGTGGCGAGCGCCAGGCGCTGTCGGGCAGTGCCCAGGGCCCGGGCTATGCGGTGCTGGCCAGCCATATCGGCAGCCGCAGCCTGCTGCCCTTTATCATCAGCCCGCCGCGGGATTTCAGCGACTCGACCTTCAAGGAGCACCTTGGCGAGGAGTTCCTGTTTGTGCATGAAGGGCAGGTGGAAGTCGACTTCATGAACGAGCGGGTCATCCTCGAACGGGGCGATGCGCTGTACTTCAACGCCCAGACCCCCCATCGCCTGCGCTCGCTCGGCGAGGTGCAGGCGCAGTTGCTGGTGGTGGTCCACGATGCCGAAGGGCCGTGA
- a CDS encoding response regulator: MSEDAQDVVLVVEDDDTIRMVLRDYLSGEGYHVLVAEDGEQAFEILASKPHLDLIVTDFRLPGGISGVQIAEPALKLRPDLKVIFISGYPAEIRESGSPIAFKAPILAKPFDLDTLRDQIQALLR, encoded by the coding sequence ATGAGTGAAGATGCGCAGGATGTGGTGCTGGTCGTTGAAGACGACGACACCATTCGTATGGTTCTGAGGGATTACCTGTCGGGTGAGGGTTACCACGTGCTGGTGGCCGAAGACGGTGAGCAAGCGTTCGAAATCCTCGCCAGCAAACCGCACCTGGACCTGATCGTCACCGATTTTCGCCTGCCGGGCGGGATCTCCGGCGTGCAGATCGCTGAGCCTGCCCTGAAGCTGCGACCGGACCTGAAGGTGATTTTCATCAGCGGCTACCCGGCAGAGATCCGCGAATCGGGCAGCCCTATCGCCTTCAAGGCGCCCATCCTGGCCAAGCCCTTTGACCTCGATACCCTGCGTGACCAGATCCAGGCGCTGTTGCGCTAG
- a CDS encoding dihydrodipicolinate synthase family protein, whose translation MSTTFHGIIGYTITPFSHDGEQLDLPALGTSIDRLIAGGVHAIAPLGSTGEGAYLSDLEWQQVAEFSLAHIAGRVPTIVSVSDLTTAGAIRRARFAQAHGADAVMVLPAAYWKLSEAEIIQHYRAIGASIDVPIMLYNNPATSGTDMSVELILKIVREVDNVTMVKESTGDIQRMHKLQLLGEGQVPFYNGCNPLALEAFVAGASGWCTAAANLIPVLNQQLYQAVLAGDLKTARAVFYRQLPLLDFILKGGLPATIKAGLAMTGLEVGEPRRPVFALDQAGQDYLKALLHTLR comes from the coding sequence ATGTCCACGACCTTTCACGGCATCATCGGCTACACCATCACCCCGTTCAGCCACGATGGCGAGCAGCTCGACCTGCCCGCCCTGGGCACATCCATCGACCGCCTGATTGCCGGCGGCGTGCACGCCATCGCCCCGCTGGGCAGCACCGGTGAAGGCGCCTACCTCAGCGACCTTGAGTGGCAGCAGGTCGCCGAGTTCAGCCTGGCGCACATTGCCGGGCGCGTCCCCACCATCGTCAGCGTCTCGGACCTGACCACCGCCGGCGCCATCCGCCGTGCGCGCTTTGCCCAGGCCCACGGTGCCGATGCGGTGATGGTGCTGCCGGCCGCCTACTGGAAACTCAGCGAAGCCGAGATCATCCAGCACTACCGCGCCATCGGTGCCAGCATCGACGTGCCGATCATGCTCTACAACAACCCGGCCACCAGCGGCACGGACATGTCGGTGGAGCTGATCCTCAAGATCGTGCGCGAAGTCGACAACGTGACCATGGTCAAGGAGAGTACCGGCGACATTCAGCGCATGCACAAACTGCAACTGCTGGGCGAAGGCCAGGTGCCGTTCTACAACGGCTGCAACCCCCTGGCCCTGGAGGCGTTCGTGGCCGGTGCCAGCGGCTGGTGCACGGCAGCGGCGAACCTGATTCCCGTCCTCAATCAGCAGCTGTACCAGGCGGTGCTGGCGGGCGATCTGAAAACCGCCAGGGCCGTGTTCTACCGCCAGTTGCCGCTGCTGGATTTCATCCTCAAGGGGGGATTGCCCGCCACTATCAAGGCAGGCCTGGCCATGACCGGGCTTGAGGTGGGTGAACCACGCCGGCCGGTATTTGCGCTGGATCAGGCCGGGCAGGACTACCTCAAGGCACTGCTGCACACACTGCGCTGA
- a CDS encoding TetR/AcrR family transcriptional regulator — MDAALRCTSFEERRDRALTLFAEKGFGQVSMRELASHLGLTAGSLYHHFPSKQDLLYDLIEELYEELLAALNQGRRAHQQTLAQVIAAHWALHAERPLQFRLAERDQCCLSPDQQARIGQLRQQYETALLRLLVPKATLRGKALEASAHVIANLLNSLPGWLQASQLPQAQGLALMESMLMGGIERTLRGDSLNSMA, encoded by the coding sequence ATGGACGCCGCTTTGCGCTGTACGAGCTTTGAAGAGCGGCGTGACAGGGCCTTGACGCTCTTTGCCGAGAAAGGGTTTGGCCAGGTCAGCATGCGTGAGCTGGCCAGCCACCTGGGCCTGACTGCGGGGTCGTTGTACCACCACTTCCCCAGCAAGCAGGACCTGCTGTACGACCTGATCGAGGAGCTGTACGAAGAGCTGCTGGCCGCCCTCAACCAAGGGCGCCGTGCACACCAGCAAACCCTGGCGCAAGTGATTGCCGCGCACTGGGCGCTGCATGCCGAGCGCCCCCTGCAGTTTCGCCTGGCCGAGCGGGATCAATGCTGCTTGAGCCCGGATCAGCAGGCGCGCATCGGCCAACTGCGCCAGCAATATGAAACCGCGCTGCTGCGGCTGCTCGTGCCCAAGGCCACCTTGCGTGGCAAGGCACTGGAAGCCTCGGCGCATGTCATCGCCAACCTGCTCAACAGCCTGCCCGGCTGGCTGCAGGCCTCGCAGTTGCCGCAGGCCCAGGGCCTGGCCTTGATGGAAAGCATGCTGATGGGCGGGATCGAACGAACCTTGCGCGGTGACAGCCTCAACTCAATGGCCTGA
- the rarD gene encoding EamA family transporter RarD, which yields MSKGIVSSVMASCLFAVMYFYTSLMTPLDGEEVFGWRTLLTLPCLTVFLLLSKDWNLVTGLLARIRHNPLLLLGQLGTSSMLGVQLWLFLWAPLHGRSLEVSLGYFLLPLTMVLTGRLVYGERLSHLQKIAVACAATGVGHELYQHGSFAWEILVVAIGYPLYFVLRRKCRTDHLGGLWADMCLLVPAALYFVIQGPMSAQDLAEHPALYGLIPLLGVISALALICYVLASRLLAFSLFGLLSYVEPVLLVGVALLLGETIGPDQWLTYLPIWLAVLVLILEGVKHLLRQQRRSA from the coding sequence GTGTCCAAAGGCATTGTTTCATCGGTTATGGCCTCGTGCCTGTTTGCCGTGATGTACTTCTACACCTCGCTGATGACGCCCCTTGACGGCGAGGAAGTGTTTGGCTGGCGTACCCTGCTGACGCTGCCCTGCCTGACCGTCTTCCTGCTGCTGAGCAAGGACTGGAACCTGGTGACCGGCTTGCTCGCACGCATCCGCCACAACCCCCTGTTGCTGTTGGGTCAGCTGGGCACTTCGTCGATGTTGGGGGTTCAGCTCTGGCTGTTTCTCTGGGCGCCGCTGCACGGGCGCAGCCTTGAAGTGTCGCTGGGGTATTTCCTGCTGCCGCTTACCATGGTGCTGACCGGGCGTCTGGTCTATGGCGAACGCCTGTCACACCTGCAAAAAATCGCCGTTGCCTGCGCCGCCACCGGCGTGGGCCACGAGCTGTACCAGCACGGCAGTTTCGCCTGGGAAATCCTGGTGGTCGCCATCGGCTATCCGCTGTATTTCGTCCTGCGCCGCAAATGCCGCACCGACCACCTGGGTGGCCTGTGGGCAGACATGTGCCTGCTGGTGCCGGCTGCGCTGTACTTCGTGATCCAGGGGCCGATGAGCGCCCAGGACCTGGCCGAACACCCTGCCCTGTACGGCCTGATTCCATTGCTTGGGGTGATCAGCGCCCTGGCGCTGATCTGCTATGTGCTGGCCAGCCGCCTGCTGGCGTTCAGCCTGTTCGGCCTGCTCAGCTATGTGGAGCCGGTGCTGCTGGTCGGGGTAGCCCTGCTACTGGGCGAGACCATCGGTCCCGACCAGTGGCTGACGTACTTGCCGATCTGGCTGGCAGTGCTGGTGCTGATCCTTGAAGGCGTCAAGCACCTGCTGCGTCAGCAACGGCGTTCGGCCTGA
- a CDS encoding LysE family translocator, whose amino-acid sequence MSLMLSMAAFALAASISPGPVNIVALGSGARHGLRASLKHVTGATLGFSLLLLLIGLGLHELLRHWPALTRVLHAAGVAFLLFMAWKLASDRGELGSTGDAGAPSMLAGATLQWLNPKAWLACVAGVGAYVGEGETALLWQFTAIYFVICYLSIASWAWAGSVISHYLGNPRRVRVFNRVLAGLLVASALYLLVS is encoded by the coding sequence ATGAGCCTGATGCTTTCGATGGCCGCCTTTGCCCTGGCCGCCTCCATCTCCCCCGGCCCGGTGAACATCGTTGCCTTGGGCAGCGGCGCCCGGCACGGCCTGCGTGCCAGCCTCAAGCACGTCACCGGCGCCACCCTGGGCTTCAGCCTGCTGTTGCTGCTGATTGGCCTGGGTTTGCACGAACTGCTGCGCCATTGGCCGGCCTTGACCCGGGTCCTGCATGCCGCCGGTGTGGCCTTCCTGCTGTTCATGGCCTGGAAGCTGGCCAGCGACCGCGGCGAACTGGGCAGCACTGGCGACGCAGGCGCGCCGTCGATGCTTGCCGGTGCGACCTTGCAGTGGCTCAACCCCAAGGCCTGGCTGGCCTGTGTGGCCGGTGTCGGTGCGTATGTCGGCGAAGGTGAGACGGCCTTGCTGTGGCAGTTCACGGCGATCTACTTCGTCATCTGCTATCTGTCGATCGCCAGTTGGGCCTGGGCCGGTAGCGTGATCAGCCATTACCTGGGCAACCCTCGTCGGGTTCGGGTGTTCAACCGCGTTCTGGCCGGGTTGCTGGTGGCGAGTGCGCTCTACCTGCTAGTGAGCTGA
- a CDS encoding TerC family protein has product MEWLADPTAWLGLATLIVLELVLGIDNLVFIAILADKLPPHQRDRARVIGLSLALIMRLGLLASISWMVTLTAPLFEVFDKSFSGRDLIMLFGGVFLLFKATMELHERLEGHVVQAGGNARHSAFWPIVAQIVVLDAVFSLDAVITAVGMVEHLSIMMIAVIFSIGIMIVASKPLTRFVNNHPTVIMLCLGFLLMIGFSLTAEGLGFHIPKGYLYAAIGFSILLESFNQLARARRKRSMQQHRPMRERTAHAVMRMLGGRRVEADEVGEEIADLVEGAEEQVLFDRRERVMISGVLNLAERPIKTLMTVRAKVDVVDLAQPPEVIRKTLMHSSYSRLPVIRGGRIEEPLGFVHKKELLKELLAGSEPDLETLVRAPLNLLESFSILNALEQMRSQSTHIAFVVNEFGDFTGILTMTDILESIAGELPDASEVEGPGIVEDGEGYVVSGALNLSQVQARIGFVARPTEDYQTVAGLVMSLLDRLPVVGDNLQFNDWQLEVVAVEDRRVREVRLRPNAVADAAGA; this is encoded by the coding sequence ATGGAATGGCTAGCCGACCCCACGGCCTGGCTGGGCCTTGCCACGCTGATCGTGCTCGAACTGGTACTGGGTATCGACAACCTGGTGTTCATCGCCATCCTGGCCGACAAACTGCCGCCGCATCAGCGCGACCGTGCGCGGGTGATCGGCCTGTCGCTGGCGTTGATCATGCGCCTGGGCCTGCTGGCCAGTATTTCCTGGATGGTGACGCTGACGGCGCCGCTGTTCGAGGTGTTCGACAAGAGCTTCTCCGGGCGTGACCTGATCATGCTGTTCGGTGGTGTGTTCCTGCTGTTCAAGGCCACCATGGAGTTGCACGAGCGCCTTGAAGGGCATGTGGTCCAGGCTGGCGGCAACGCGCGCCATTCGGCGTTCTGGCCCATCGTGGCGCAGATCGTGGTACTTGATGCGGTGTTCTCGCTGGATGCGGTGATCACGGCGGTGGGCATGGTCGAGCACCTGTCGATCATGATGATCGCGGTGATCTTCTCCATCGGCATCATGATCGTTGCCAGCAAGCCGTTGACCCGCTTCGTCAACAATCACCCGACCGTGATCATGCTGTGTCTGGGCTTCTTGTTGATGATCGGCTTCAGCTTGACCGCAGAAGGCCTGGGTTTCCATATTCCCAAGGGCTACCTGTACGCGGCCATCGGCTTCTCGATCCTGCTCGAAAGCTTCAACCAACTGGCCCGTGCCCGCCGCAAGCGCAGCATGCAGCAGCACCGGCCGATGCGTGAGCGCACAGCCCACGCGGTCATGCGCATGCTTGGTGGCCGCCGGGTCGAGGCTGACGAAGTGGGCGAGGAGATCGCCGATCTGGTCGAGGGCGCAGAAGAGCAAGTGCTGTTCGACCGCCGTGAGCGAGTGATGATCAGTGGCGTGCTCAACCTGGCTGAGCGTCCGATCAAGACGCTGATGACGGTGCGTGCCAAAGTCGATGTCGTCGACCTGGCGCAGCCGCCCGAAGTCATTCGCAAGACGCTGATGCATTCGTCCTATTCGCGTCTGCCGGTGATTCGCGGGGGCCGCATCGAAGAGCCGCTGGGCTTCGTACACAAAAAGGAGCTGCTCAAGGAGCTCCTGGCCGGTAGCGAGCCCGACCTCGAAACCCTGGTGCGTGCACCGCTGAACCTGCTGGAGAGTTTCAGCATCCTCAATGCCCTGGAGCAGATGCGCAGTCAGTCGACTCACATCGCCTTTGTGGTCAACGAATTCGGTGACTTCACCGGCATCCTGACCATGACCGACATCCTCGAATCCATTGCCGGCGAGCTACCCGACGCCAGTGAGGTCGAGGGGCCGGGGATTGTCGAAGATGGCGAGGGCTATGTAGTCAGTGGCGCCCTGAACCTCAGTCAGGTCCAGGCGCGTATCGGCTTTGTGGCCAGGCCCACCGAGGATTACCAGACCGTTGCCGGGCTGGTCATGAGCTTGCTGGATCGCTTGCCGGTGGTGGGCGACAACCTGCAGTTCAATGACTGGCAGCTGGAGGTGGTCGCCGTGGAGGATCGACGGGTGCGCGAGGTGCGCCTCAGGCCGAACGCCGTTGCTGACGCAGCAGGTGCTTGA
- a CDS encoding acetyl-CoA C-acyltransferase family protein has translation MNTPEIYVVSAVRSAIGSFGGTLKDLPLADLASTVTRAAIERAGVAPEQIGHVVMGTVIPTEARDAYLARVAAMNAGVPKETPAFNVNRLCGSGLQAIVSAAQSLLLGEAEAVVAAGAESMSRGPYLLPQARWGARMGDLKGVDYMLGVLHDPFAGFHMGITAENVAERNGITRQMQDDLALVSQQRAARAIAEGRFASQIVPIDIPGRKGTVRFEVDEHVRGEVTAEQLAGMKPAFKKDGTVTAGNASGLNDGAGALVLATADFVKRHDLRPLARLVAYAHAGVEPELMGLGPVPATRKVLEKAGISVADLDVIESNEAFAAQACAVSGELGFDPEKVNPNGSGISLGHPVGATGAIIATKAIHELQRIEGRYALATMCIGGGQGIAVVFERV, from the coding sequence ATGAATACCCCAGAAATCTACGTCGTCAGCGCCGTGCGCTCGGCAATCGGCAGTTTCGGTGGCACCCTCAAGGACCTGCCGCTGGCGGACCTGGCCAGCACCGTGACCCGCGCCGCCATCGAGCGCGCCGGTGTGGCGCCTGAGCAGATCGGCCATGTGGTCATGGGCACCGTGATCCCGACCGAAGCTCGCGATGCCTACCTCGCCCGAGTGGCGGCGATGAATGCCGGCGTGCCCAAGGAAACCCCGGCGTTCAACGTCAACCGCCTGTGCGGCTCGGGCCTGCAAGCCATTGTCTCGGCAGCCCAGAGCCTGCTGCTGGGTGAAGCCGAAGCCGTCGTCGCCGCTGGTGCCGAATCCATGAGCCGTGGCCCGTACCTGCTGCCACAGGCCCGTTGGGGTGCGCGCATGGGCGACCTCAAAGGCGTCGACTACATGCTCGGCGTGCTGCATGACCCCTTCGCCGGCTTCCACATGGGCATCACCGCCGAGAACGTCGCCGAGCGCAATGGCATCACCCGACAAATGCAGGATGACCTGGCCCTGGTCAGCCAGCAGCGCGCCGCCCGTGCCATCGCCGAAGGCCGCTTCGCCAGCCAGATCGTGCCGATTGATATCCCGGGCCGCAAAGGCACCGTACGCTTTGAGGTCGACGAGCATGTCCGCGGCGAAGTGACCGCCGAGCAACTGGCCGGCATGAAGCCTGCGTTCAAGAAAGACGGTACCGTCACCGCCGGCAACGCCAGCGGCCTGAACGATGGCGCCGGCGCCCTGGTGCTGGCCACCGCTGATTTCGTCAAGCGTCACGACCTGCGTCCGCTGGCCCGCCTGGTGGCCTACGCCCACGCCGGCGTCGAACCTGAACTGATGGGCCTGGGCCCGGTACCTGCCACCCGCAAGGTGCTGGAGAAGGCCGGTATCAGCGTTGCCGACCTGGACGTCATCGAGTCCAACGAAGCCTTCGCCGCACAGGCCTGCGCCGTTTCCGGCGAGCTGGGCTTCGACCCCGAGAAGGTCAACCCCAACGGCTCCGGCATTTCCCTGGGTCACCCGGTGGGCGCTACCGGCGCGATCATCGCCACCAAGGCCATCCACGAGCTGCAACGCATTGAAGGCCGCTACGCGCTGGCGACCATGTGCATCGGTGGCGGCCAGGGCATCGCTGTCGTCTTTGAACGCGTCTGA
- a CDS encoding aldolase, which produces MAKTMALPKDQLIKQALTQMQGSLADNTWTVREKLALTCRILFDNGHDSGLAGQISARGPQPGTFYTQQLGLGFDEITASNLLLVNEDLEVLEGSGMPNPANRFHSWVYRARPDVNCIIHTHPTHVAALSMLEVPLQVSHMDLCPLYEDCAFLQAWPGVPVGNEEGEIISAALGDKRAILLSHHGQLSTGASIEEACVIAQLIERAAKLQLLAMAAGEVKPIEPALGREAHDWISRPKRHSAAFNYYARQCLRVHADCMN; this is translated from the coding sequence ATGGCCAAGACAATGGCATTGCCCAAGGACCAGCTGATCAAGCAGGCCCTCACACAGATGCAAGGCTCGCTTGCCGATAATACGTGGACTGTGCGTGAAAAGCTGGCCCTGACCTGCCGAATTCTGTTCGACAACGGCCACGACTCGGGCCTTGCCGGGCAAATCAGCGCCCGGGGTCCGCAGCCTGGTACCTTCTACACCCAGCAACTGGGCCTGGGCTTTGACGAAATCACCGCCAGCAATCTGCTGCTGGTCAACGAAGACCTGGAAGTACTCGAAGGCAGCGGCATGCCCAACCCGGCCAACCGCTTCCACAGCTGGGTGTACCGGGCGCGTCCGGACGTGAACTGCATCATCCACACCCACCCCACCCACGTCGCCGCCCTGTCGATGCTCGAAGTGCCGCTGCAGGTGTCGCACATGGACCTGTGCCCGCTCTATGAAGATTGCGCGTTTCTTCAAGCCTGGCCGGGCGTACCAGTGGGCAACGAAGAAGGCGAGATCATCAGCGCGGCCCTGGGCGACAAGCGCGCCATCCTGCTCTCGCACCACGGCCAGCTCTCCACCGGCGCCAGCATCGAGGAAGCCTGTGTCATCGCCCAACTGATCGAGCGCGCCGCCAAGCTGCAACTGCTGGCCATGGCCGCCGGCGAAGTCAAGCCGATCGAACCGGCACTGGGCCGCGAAGCCCATGACTGGATCTCGCGTCCGAAACGCCACAGCGCCGCCTTCAACTACTATGCGCGCCAGTGCCTGCGGGTGCATGCCGACTGCATGAACTGA
- a CDS encoding AraC family transcriptional regulator — MSSASRFWRDPALPFIEARRVEDGRKVCYAPHSHEGFSIGAITGGRSTYVSGESHQLVSAGTVVMMNPGVVHTCNPIDGEPWSYLMLYVDSSWLQALGFQPFEAISSRSQSLYQALCQLFETLLDDHGSSAGKAAALRIFFGALIQQFDAGSPGAGPGNPRVLAAAAFIREHCTQPLRLEDIGQAAGLSTSYLIRAFKQHFGLTPHGYLLDQRVQYARAQLRRGRLIAEVALEAGFADQAHLQRAFKRHLAATPGHYRSAH, encoded by the coding sequence ATGAGCAGCGCCTCGCGGTTCTGGCGTGACCCGGCACTGCCGTTCATCGAGGCGCGCAGGGTCGAGGATGGGCGCAAGGTCTGTTATGCACCGCATTCCCACGAGGGCTTCTCCATCGGCGCCATCACCGGCGGGCGCAGCACCTACGTGAGCGGTGAAAGCCATCAGTTGGTGTCGGCGGGCACAGTCGTGATGATGAACCCGGGCGTGGTGCATACCTGCAATCCCATTGACGGTGAGCCCTGGTCGTACCTGATGCTGTACGTCGATTCGAGTTGGCTGCAGGCGCTGGGCTTCCAGCCCTTCGAGGCGATCAGCAGCCGCTCGCAATCCCTGTACCAGGCCTTGTGCCAATTGTTCGAGACGCTGCTGGACGATCACGGCAGCAGCGCCGGCAAAGCGGCGGCGCTGCGGATTTTCTTCGGCGCGCTGATCCAGCAGTTTGATGCCGGCAGCCCGGGGGCGGGGCCAGGCAATCCGCGTGTGCTGGCCGCTGCCGCCTTTATCCGTGAACACTGCACCCAGCCGTTGCGCCTGGAGGACATCGGCCAGGCTGCAGGCCTGTCGACGTCGTACCTGATCCGCGCCTTCAAGCAGCATTTTGGCCTGACGCCCCACGGCTACCTGCTCGACCAGCGCGTGCAGTACGCCCGCGCACAACTGCGGCGCGGACGCTTGATCGCCGAGGTCGCACTTGAAGCCGGCTTTGCCGACCAGGCGCACCTGCAACGCGCCTTCAAGCGCCACCTGGCTGCGACGCCAGGGCACTATCGCTCAGCTCACTAG
- a CDS encoding 3-hydroxybutyryl-CoA dehydrogenase: MSIENIAVIGAGTMGNGIAQVCAAAGYQVTLIDVSDAALERGVATLRKNLERQVSKQTLSAEDAQAAVARIRTSTDYAQLASAQLVIEAATENLDLKLRILKQIAESVSSDCVIATNTSSLSITQLGAAISNPERFVGVHFFNPVPMMALVEIIRGLQTSDATYAKALALTEQVGKTPITAGNRPGFVVNRILVPMINEAIFVLQEGLASAEDIDTGMRLGCNQPIGPLALGDLIGLDTLLAIMEAFHEGYNDSKYRPAPLLKEMVAAGFLGRKSGRGFYTY, from the coding sequence GTGAGTATTGAAAACATTGCGGTGATCGGCGCGGGCACCATGGGCAACGGGATTGCCCAGGTGTGTGCGGCAGCCGGTTACCAGGTGACCCTGATCGATGTGTCCGACGCTGCGCTGGAGCGCGGCGTGGCCACCCTGCGCAAGAACCTGGAGCGCCAGGTCAGCAAGCAGACCCTCAGCGCTGAAGACGCCCAGGCGGCAGTGGCGCGTATCCGCACCAGCACCGACTACGCCCAGTTGGCCTCGGCGCAGTTGGTGATCGAAGCGGCGACTGAAAACCTCGACCTCAAGCTGCGCATCCTCAAGCAGATCGCCGAGAGTGTCAGCAGCGACTGCGTGATCGCCACCAACACTTCGTCGCTGTCGATCACCCAGCTGGGCGCGGCCATCAGCAACCCTGAGCGCTTTGTCGGTGTGCACTTCTTCAACCCGGTGCCGATGATGGCCCTGGTGGAGATCATCCGCGGTCTGCAGACCAGCGACGCCACCTACGCCAAGGCCCTGGCGCTGACCGAGCAGGTCGGCAAGACGCCGATCACCGCCGGCAACCGTCCAGGCTTCGTGGTCAACCGCATCCTGGTGCCGATGATCAACGAGGCGATCTTCGTGCTGCAGGAAGGCCTGGCCAGTGCCGAGGATATCGACACCGGCATGCGCCTTGGCTGCAACCAGCCAATCGGCCCGCTGGCCCTGGGCGACCTGATCGGCCTGGACACCCTGCTGGCCATCATGGAAGCCTTCCATGAGGGCTACAACGACAGCAAGTACCGCCCTGCCCCCCTGCTCAAGGAAATGGTCGCCGCCGGCTTCCTGGGTCGCAAGAGCGGTCGCGGTTTCTACACCTACTGA